The following are encoded in a window of Arthrobacter sp. OAP107 genomic DNA:
- the radA gene encoding DNA repair protein RadA yields MATKTSRVSKAPGYKCAECGWTTVKWVGRCGECQAWGTVEETGAAVARTTAATTVLEPARPIAEVDATTAAYLPTGVDELDRVLGGGVVPGAVILLAGEPGVGKSTLLLDVAAKFARTGQSVLYVTGEESAAQVKLRAERISAIADTLYLSAETDLGQALGQVEKVEPKLLVVDSVQTLSSADVEGSAGGVSQVREVAASIISAAKRRNMTTLLVGHVTKDGSIAGPRLLEHLVDVVCQFEGERHSRLRLLRAVKNRYGPTDDVGCFDLTEDGILGLADPSGLFVTRTKEPVSGTCITVTMEGRRPLLAEVQSLLAETQNSQPRRATSGLDSSRVSMLLAVLQQRAGRQLHKDDSYVATVGGVKLSEPATDLAIALAVASAKEKKPLPQRLIAFGEVGLAGEVRPVPGINQRIQEAHRLGFTHAVVPASPTGPGPVPAGFTVREVGHLTEVLELLIGKP; encoded by the coding sequence ATGGCTACAAAGACTTCCCGGGTTTCCAAGGCACCGGGCTATAAGTGCGCGGAATGCGGCTGGACCACGGTCAAGTGGGTGGGCAGGTGCGGTGAGTGCCAGGCGTGGGGCACCGTTGAGGAAACCGGCGCCGCGGTAGCGCGTACGACGGCGGCCACCACCGTTCTGGAGCCCGCCCGCCCCATTGCCGAGGTTGACGCCACCACCGCCGCCTACCTGCCCACCGGCGTGGATGAACTCGACCGCGTGCTCGGCGGCGGCGTGGTGCCTGGCGCCGTCATCCTGCTCGCTGGCGAGCCCGGAGTGGGAAAGTCGACGCTGCTGCTGGACGTTGCCGCCAAGTTCGCCCGGACCGGGCAGAGCGTCCTGTATGTAACAGGCGAGGAATCCGCCGCCCAGGTGAAGCTGCGGGCCGAGCGGATCAGCGCCATCGCGGACACCCTCTACCTGTCCGCGGAAACCGACCTCGGCCAGGCGCTTGGCCAGGTGGAGAAGGTGGAGCCGAAGCTGCTGGTGGTGGACTCCGTGCAGACGCTCAGCAGCGCGGACGTGGAGGGCAGCGCCGGCGGTGTTTCCCAGGTCCGCGAGGTGGCCGCCTCGATCATTTCCGCGGCCAAGCGCCGGAACATGACCACGCTGCTGGTGGGCCACGTAACCAAGGACGGCTCCATCGCAGGTCCCCGCCTGCTGGAGCACCTGGTGGACGTGGTATGCCAGTTCGAGGGTGAGCGCCACTCCCGCCTGCGCCTGCTGCGGGCGGTCAAGAACCGCTACGGGCCCACCGATGACGTGGGCTGTTTCGACCTCACCGAGGACGGAATCCTGGGCCTCGCCGATCCGAGCGGGCTGTTCGTCACCCGCACCAAGGAGCCGGTATCCGGTACCTGCATCACCGTGACCATGGAGGGCCGCCGGCCGCTGCTGGCTGAGGTGCAGTCCCTTCTTGCGGAAACCCAGAACTCACAGCCGCGCCGGGCAACCAGCGGCCTGGACAGTTCGCGGGTGTCCATGCTGCTGGCTGTGCTGCAGCAGCGAGCCGGACGCCAGCTGCACAAGGACGATTCCTACGTCGCCACGGTGGGCGGCGTGAAGCTCAGCGAGCCGGCCACCGACCTCGCGATCGCGCTGGCCGTGGCGTCCGCGAAGGAGAAGAAACCGCTGCCGCAGCGCCTCATAGCATTCGGTGAGGTCGGTCTGGCCGGCGAAGTGCGTCCCGTGCCGGGAATCAACCAGCGCATCCAGGAGGCCCACCGGCTCGGCTTCACGCACGCCGTCGTTCCGGCGAGCCCCACCGGTCCCGGCCCGGTCCCGGCCGGCTTTACCGTCAGGGAGGTCGGACACCTGACCGAGGTCCTGGAACTGCTCATCGGCAAACCCTGA